The sequence agaAGTTGAATTAATTGAGACATTTATTTCAATATAGAATATATCATTTCCATAACTCTTTTGGGCATGATATTCGTTGCAATTGCGCTTCTAGTATCCAGGTTTCTTGCAGTGGAAGCAAACTTCTTCTTTTTTGTCAGGCTTTTCAGGCCCCTTGGAATTGTTTGCTACTTGCTTCTTGTTGGGTTTGTTTGTCTGGGAAGGACGAGAACGCTTCTTGCTCTTCCTTTTTGGCCCCTTTTTCGTCCTAGAAAAAGAGCCAACGAGGAAAACATGTTTTTCCTTCTTGATGGTGGCTTCATAACTAGTCAGCATGTTGACCAACTTTTCAAGGCTGGCTTTCaacttgttcatgttgaagttcaccacaaacccATCAAACGAAGATAGCAGTGACAATAGCAAAATATCCGTGGACAGTTTGTTGGGGATAACAAGGTCCAGGCCCACTAACTTTTCAATGAGAGCAATCATCCTCacgccatgctcatggaccgaggcccttTCTCGCATGCGTGATGTCATGAGTTCTTTGACAATAACGTGCCTCAGTGGACACGTTTGTTCACCGTATAACTCTTGTAGGTGGCTgtaaatgtcagcagcattcacagCTTCCTCCAACCGCATCTGCAGCTCGTTTGAGATAGAAGTTAGTATATAGCTCTTAGCTTGTAAGTCATGGTCTCACAATTTGTCAAACTTAGCTAAATCCTCTACAGTGGCATTTGGCTTAGCCGACTTAGGAGGAGTCTTAGTGAGCACATATACTATCTTTTCGtgatttaaaacaatttttaaattccTCAGCCAATCATGATAATTCAGTCCTATCAGCTTGTTTTTATTGAGTATAACAGATAGTGGGTTTCGAGATGACAttgtaaatatactgaaaataaaacagAATAAACGTTACTaacgattttaaaatatttttaagacgtaaaatatggacttttgttTTTACGAATTGCCTTCCACCATTctgacattttcaccaccctctAATGGAAACGAGAAATCCAATTTTCTTAGTGAGTACGCAAGACCCAATTAGGAAATCTTAGCTTGTAAGTCATGGTCCCAAAATTTGTCAAACTTAGCTAACTCCTCTGTAGTGACATTTGGCTTAGCCGACTTAGGAGGAGTCTTAGTGAGTACATATGCTATCTTTCGTAATTTAAAACAGTTTTTAAATTCCTCGGCCAATCATGATAATTCAGTCCTGTCAACTTGTTTTGATTGAGTTAACAAATAGTGGGTTTCGAGATGTCATtgtaaatataatgaaaataaaacagaataaacattactgacgattttaaaatatttttaagacgtaaaatatggacttttgtttttacgaattgcctcccactattttgacattttcaccaccctctaatgaaaacaaaaaatctAATTTCCTTAG comes from Primulina huaijiensis isolate GDHJ02 chromosome 5, ASM1229523v2, whole genome shotgun sequence and encodes:
- the LOC140977676 gene encoding uncharacterized protein, with amino-acid sequence MRLEEAVNAADIYSHLQELYGEQTCPLRHVIVKELMTSRMRERASVHEHGVRMIALIEKLVGLDLVIPNKLSTDILLLSLLSSFDGFVVNFNMNKLKASLEKLVNMLTSYEATIKKEKHVFLVGSFSRTKKGPKRKSKKRSRPSQTNKPNKKQVANNSKGPEKPDKKEEVCFHCKKPGY